From Xyrauchen texanus isolate HMW12.3.18 chromosome 36, RBS_HiC_50CHRs, whole genome shotgun sequence, one genomic window encodes:
- the LOC127630251 gene encoding tsukushi-like isoform X2, producing MLAMATLICLIFSLLGLAVVGGVKNCHPQCRCEVESFGLFDSFSLTKVYCSGIGPGTAPVPIPLDTSHLDLSLNSITSITDSMLSGPGYTTLVSLDLSNNQISQVTPKAFSKLRYLETLDLSNNGLQSLTDGCFTGLPLVDVDLSENRFKEFSLDLFTSRVQDIPVIVDLSKNFLETISRKTPGNPLYIKSLMLAGNRLKKVPTLIGIPLQYLYLDGNLISNIDTGAFESMTELVYLSLSGLLELTMIQPGSFRDLRNLQVLDLSKNSQLKTLSPDVFSGLVSLQELNLSNTAITPLSQTVFTQMPSIKSIILGPNVHCWKTHKQGQFHRQIGQAKPNDILTCDGAGMIL from the coding sequence CTCGCCATGGCTACTTTGATATGTCTCATCTTCTCTTTGCTTGGCCTGGCCGTTGTGGGAGGGGTGAAGAACTGCCATCCACAATGTCGATGTGAGGTGGAAAGCTTTGGTCTCTTTGACAGTTTCAGTCTGACCAAGGTGTACTGCAGTGGGATCGGCCCCGGGACTGCTCCTGTCCCCATCCCTCTGGACACCTCTCATCTCGACCTCTCCTTGAACTCCATCACCTCCATTACTGACTCGATGCTCTCTGGCCCAGGTTACACCACCTTGGTCAGTCTGGACTTAAGCAACAATCAAATTTCTCAAGTCACTCCCAAAGCGTTCTCCAAGCTTCGCTACCTAGAGACGTTGGACTTGAGCAACAATGGTCTTCAGAGTCTCACCGATGGCTGCTTTACCGGTCTCCCTCTGGTTGACGTGGACCTTAGTGAAAACCGATTCAAGGAGTTCAGTCTTGATCTCTTTACTAGCAGGGTACAGGATATACCAGTCATAGTGGACCTGTCCAAAAACTTTCTCGAAACCATTTCCAGGAAGACACCTGGCAATCCTCTTTACATAAAGAGTCTTATGCTTGCAGGGAATAGATTGAAAAAGGTGCCAACGCTTATTGGAATTCCTCTTCAGTATCTCTATTTGGATGGAAATCTTATCTCCAACATTGACACTGGGGCCTTTGAATCAATGACAGAACTTGTTTACCTGTCTCTCAGTGGCCTGCTTGAGCTGACAATGATACAGCCTGGCAGTTTCAGGGACCTGAGGAACCTTCAAGTCTTAGACCTATCAAAGAACAGCCAACTCAAGACTTTGAGTCCAGATGTATTTAGTGGACTTGTCTCTTTACAAGAGCTTAATTTGTCCAATACTGCCATCACACCATTGTCGCAGACCGTCTTTACCCAAATGCCAAGTATAAAAAGTATAATTCTGGGGCCAAATGTACATTGCTGGAAGACGCACAAGCAAGGACAGTTTCATAGACAGATAGGCCAGGCCAAACCCAATGATATACTTACCTGTGACGGTGCCGGTATGATCTTATGA
- the LOC127630251 gene encoding tsukushi-like isoform X1, whose amino-acid sequence MVWTKLAMATLICLIFSLLGLAVVGGVKNCHPQCRCEVESFGLFDSFSLTKVYCSGIGPGTAPVPIPLDTSHLDLSLNSITSITDSMLSGPGYTTLVSLDLSNNQISQVTPKAFSKLRYLETLDLSNNGLQSLTDGCFTGLPLVDVDLSENRFKEFSLDLFTSRVQDIPVIVDLSKNFLETISRKTPGNPLYIKSLMLAGNRLKKVPTLIGIPLQYLYLDGNLISNIDTGAFESMTELVYLSLSGLLELTMIQPGSFRDLRNLQVLDLSKNSQLKTLSPDVFSGLVSLQELNLSNTAITPLSQTVFTQMPSIKSIILGPNVHCWKTHKQGQFHRQIGQAKPNDILTCDGAGMIL is encoded by the coding sequence CTCGCCATGGCTACTTTGATATGTCTCATCTTCTCTTTGCTTGGCCTGGCCGTTGTGGGAGGGGTGAAGAACTGCCATCCACAATGTCGATGTGAGGTGGAAAGCTTTGGTCTCTTTGACAGTTTCAGTCTGACCAAGGTGTACTGCAGTGGGATCGGCCCCGGGACTGCTCCTGTCCCCATCCCTCTGGACACCTCTCATCTCGACCTCTCCTTGAACTCCATCACCTCCATTACTGACTCGATGCTCTCTGGCCCAGGTTACACCACCTTGGTCAGTCTGGACTTAAGCAACAATCAAATTTCTCAAGTCACTCCCAAAGCGTTCTCCAAGCTTCGCTACCTAGAGACGTTGGACTTGAGCAACAATGGTCTTCAGAGTCTCACCGATGGCTGCTTTACCGGTCTCCCTCTGGTTGACGTGGACCTTAGTGAAAACCGATTCAAGGAGTTCAGTCTTGATCTCTTTACTAGCAGGGTACAGGATATACCAGTCATAGTGGACCTGTCCAAAAACTTTCTCGAAACCATTTCCAGGAAGACACCTGGCAATCCTCTTTACATAAAGAGTCTTATGCTTGCAGGGAATAGATTGAAAAAGGTGCCAACGCTTATTGGAATTCCTCTTCAGTATCTCTATTTGGATGGAAATCTTATCTCCAACATTGACACTGGGGCCTTTGAATCAATGACAGAACTTGTTTACCTGTCTCTCAGTGGCCTGCTTGAGCTGACAATGATACAGCCTGGCAGTTTCAGGGACCTGAGGAACCTTCAAGTCTTAGACCTATCAAAGAACAGCCAACTCAAGACTTTGAGTCCAGATGTATTTAGTGGACTTGTCTCTTTACAAGAGCTTAATTTGTCCAATACTGCCATCACACCATTGTCGCAGACCGTCTTTACCCAAATGCCAAGTATAAAAAGTATAATTCTGGGGCCAAATGTACATTGCTGGAAGACGCACAAGCAAGGACAGTTTCATAGACAGATAGGCCAGGCCAAACCCAATGATATACTTACCTGTGACGGTGCCGGTATGATCTTATGA